One Archocentrus centrarchus isolate MPI-CPG fArcCen1 chromosome 10, fArcCen1, whole genome shotgun sequence genomic region harbors:
- the ogt.1 gene encoding UDP-N-acetylglucosamine--peptide N-acetylglucosaminyltransferase 110 kDa subunit isoform X3, with product MASSVGNVADSTEPTKRMLSFQGLAELAHREYQSGDFEAAERHCMQLWRQEPDNTGVLLLLSSIHFQCRRLDRSAHFSTLAIKQNPMLAEAYSNLGNVYKERGQLQEAIEHYRHALRLKPDFIDGYINLAAALVAAGDMEGAVQAYVSALQYNPDLYCVRSDLGNLLKALGRLEEAKACYLKAIETQPNFAVAWSNLGCVFNAQGEIWLAIHHFEKAVTLDPNFLDAYINLGNVLKEARIFDRAVAGYLRALSLSPNHAVVHGNLACVYYEQGLIDLAIDTYRRAIELQPHFPDAYCNLANALKEKGNVSEAEECYNTALRLCPTHADSLNNLANIKREQGYIEEAVQLYRKALEVFPEFAAAHSNLASVLQQQGKLQEALMHYKEAIRISPTFADAYSNMGNTLKEMQDVQGALQCYTRAIQINPAFADAHSNLASIHKDSGNIPEAIASYRTALKLKPDFPDAYCNLAHCLQIVCDWTDYDERMKKLVSIVADQLEKNRLPSVHPHHSMLYPLSHGFRKAIAERHGNLCLDKVHAMIKINALHKPAYEHPKDLKASSGRLRIGYVSSDFGNHPTSHLMQSIPGMHNPEKFEVFCYALSPDDSTNFRVKVVAEAHHFTDLSQIPCNGKAADRIHQDGIHILVNMNGYTKGARNELFALRPAPIQAMWLGYPGTSGAPFMDYIITDKETSPMELAEQYSEKLAYMPNTFFIGDHANMFPHLKKKAVIDFKSNGHIFDNRIVLNGIDLKAFLDSLPDVKVIKVSEMKCDNNQESAGETNGGLSMPVIPMNTAAEAIINMINQGQIQVTINGFTVSNGLATTQISNKAATGEEVPRTIVVTTRSQYGLPEDSIVYCNFNQLYKIDPPTLQMWVNILKRVPNSVLWLLRFPAVGEPNIQQYAQNMGLPGSRIIFSPVAPKEEHVRRGQLADVCLDTPLCNGHTTGMDVLWAGTPMVTMPGETLASRVAASQLNCLGCPDLIAQSRQDYEDIAVKLGSDMEYLKMVRARVWKQRICSPLFNTKQYTIDLERLYLQMWEHHSNGNKPEHLVKFQAVEASENS from the exons ATGGCGAGCTCAGTGGGAAACGTGGCCGACAGCACAG AACCAACAAAACGTATGCTTTCCTTCCAAGGGTTGGCCGAGCTGGCGCACCGGGAGTATCAGTCCGGGGATTTTGAGGCAGCTGAGCGCCACTGCATGCAGCTGTGGAGGCAGGAGCCCGATAACACAGGCGTGCTATTGCTCCTGTCCTCCATCCACTTCCAGTGTCGAAGACTCGACAG GTCTGCTCACTTCAGTACCTTGGCCATCAAGCAGAACCCAATGCTGGCCGAGGCCTACTCCAACCTGGGGAATGTGTACAAGGAGCGTGGGCAACTGCAGGAGGCCATAGAGCATTATCGCCATGCGCTGAGACTGAAGCCAGATTTTATTGACGGGTACATCAACCTGGCTGCAGCTCTGGTGGCCGCAGGAGATATGGAGGGAGCAGTGCAGGCTTATGTGTCAGCATTACAGTACAACCCT GATCTGTATTGTGTGCGCAGTGACTTGGGCAATTTACTTAAAGCCCTCGGGCGTTTGGAAGAGGCCAAG GCTTGTTACCTGAAAGCCATTGAGACTCAGCCCAACTTTGCCGTGGCTTGGAGCAACTTGGGCTGTGTGTTCAATGCCCAGGGAGAGATATGGCTCGCCATACACCATTTTGAAAAG gCAGTGACTCTGGATCCAAATTTCCTTGATGCATACATCAATCTAGGCAATGTTTTGAAGGAGGCCCGCATCTTTGACAG agctgtggctgGATACCTGAGAGCCCTGAGTCTGAGTCCCAACCATGCAGTTGTCCATGGAAATCTGGCCTGCGTGTACTATGAGCAGGGCCTCATTGACCTGGCTATTGACACCTACCGCCGGGCTATTGAATTGCAGCCCCACTTTCCTGATGCCTACTGCAATTTGGCAAATGCTCTAAAGGAGAAAGgaaat GTGTCTGAAGCAGAAGAGTGCTACAACACAGCTTTGCGTTTGTGTCCAACTCATGCTGACTCCCTTAACAACTTGGCCAATATCAAGCGCGAGCAGGGGTACATTGAGGAGGCAGTTCAACTTTACAGAAAAGCCTTAGAG GTGTTCCCAGAGTTTGCAGCAGCGCACTCTAACCTGGCCAGTGTGTtgcagcagcagggaaaactgCAGGAAGCTCTCATGCACTACAAGGAGGCTATCAG AATCAGCCCAACATTTGCAGATGCCTATTCAAACATGGGCAATACACTGAAAGAAATGCAGGATGTTCAGGGAGCTCTGCAGTGTTACACCCGTGCCATCCAGATCAACCCTGCCTTTGCTGATGCTCACAGTAATTTGGCCTCTATCCACAAG gattCTGGAAACATCCCAGAGGCTATTGCATCTTATCGCACAGCCCTGAAACTCAAGCCTGACTTCCCCGATGCTTACTGCAACTTGGCGCACTGCCTACAG ATTGTGTGCGACTGGACAGACTATGATGAGCGGATGAAAAAGCTTGTGAGCATTGTGGCGGACCAGCTGGAGAAGAACCGCTTGCCCTCCGTGCACCCGCACCACAGCATGCTGTATCCACTCTCTCACGGCTTCCGCAAGGCCATTGCTGAACGCCATGGAAACCTTTGCCTGGACAAGGTACACGCAATGATCAAA ATAAATGCACTGCATAAACCTGCTTATGAGCATCCTAAGGATCTGAAAGCAAGCAGTGGACGTCTGCGCATTGGCTACGTCAGCTCCGACTTTGGCAATCACCCGACCTCCCATCTAATGCAGTCCATTCCTGGAATGCACAATCCTGAGAAATTTGAG gtgttctgctATGCTCTCAGTCCTGATGACAGTACCAACTTCCGTGTGAAAGTGGTCGCTGAAGCTCATCATTTCACAGACCTCTCACAG ATCCCTTGCAATGGCAAGGCAGCTGATCGTATTCACCAGGATGGAATCCACATTCTGGTCAACATGAATGGATACACCAAGGGAGCCAGAAATGAGCTCTTTGCCCTCCGCCCTGCCCCCATTCAG GCTATGTGGCTGGGTTACCCTGGAACCAGTGGGGCTCCCTTCATGGACTACATCATCACAGATAAGGAGACATCACCTATGGAATTGGCTGAACAGTATTCTGAGAAACTTGCCTACATGCCCAATACCTTCTTCATTGGAGACCACGCCAACATGTTCCCTCACCTCAAG AAAAAGGCCGTGATTGATTTCAAATCTAATGGACACATCTTTGACAACCGCATCGTTCTTAATGGTATTGATCTGAAGgccttcttggacagtctgCCAGATGTCAAAGTGATTAAGGTGAGTGAG ATGAAGTGTGACAACAACCAGGAATCTGCTGGGGAAACCAATGGAGGGCTGTCCATGCCTGTAATTCCCATGAACACAGCAGCCGAAGCCATCATCAACATGATCAACCAAGGCCAAATCCAGGTCACAATCAATGGCTTCACTGTCAGCAATGGTCTGGCCACTACACAG ATCAGTAACAAAGCTGCGACTGGGGAGGAGGTGCCACGCACAATCGTTGTGACAACCCGTTCCCAGTATGGTCTCCCAGAGGACTCCATTGTCTACTGCAACTTCAACCAGCTGTACAAGATTGACCCTCCTACGCTTCAGATGTGGGTCAAT ATCCTGAAGCGCGTTCCCAACAGTGTATTGTGGCTTCTTCGCTTCCCTGCAGTTGGCGAGCCCAACATCCAGCAGTATGCTCAGAACATGGGTCTGCCAGGCTCTCGGATCATTTTCTCTCCTGTGGCCCCCAAGGAGGAGCATGTGAGAAGGGGCCAGCTTGCTGATGTGTGCCTAGACACTCCTCTGTGCAATGGTCATACCACAGGCATGGATGTTCTCTGGGCTGGAACACCCATGGTCACCATGCCAG GTGAGACTCTTGCATCCCGTGTGGCTGCTTCACAACTCAACTGTCTGGGCTGCCCTGATCTAATAGCTCAAAGTCGCCAGGACTATGAGGACATAGCAGTCAAACTGGGCTCTGACATGGAATA CCTTAAGATGGTCAGAGCGCGTGTTTGGAAGCAACGAATCTGCAGCCCTCTTTTCAACACCAAGCAGTACACAATAGACCTGGAGAGGCTCTATCTCCAGATGTGGGAGCACCACAGCAATGGCAACAAGCCAGAACACCTGGTCAAATTCCAGGCAGTAGAGGCTAGTGAAAATTCTTGA
- the ogt.1 gene encoding UDP-N-acetylglucosamine--peptide N-acetylglucosaminyltransferase 110 kDa subunit isoform X8, translating to MASSVGNVADSTEPTKRMLSFQGLAELAHREYQSGDFEAAERHCMQLWRQEPDNTGVLLLLSSIHFQCRRLDRSAHFSTLAIKQNPMLAEAYSNLGNVYKERGQLQEAIEHYRHALRLKPDFIDGYINLAAALVAAGDMEGAVQAYVSALQYNPDLYCVRSDLGNLLKALGRLEEAKACYLKAIETQPNFAVAWSNLGCVFNAQGEIWLAIHHFEKAVTLDPNFLDAYINLGNVLKEARIFDRAVAGYLRALSLSPNHAVVHGNLACVYYEQGLIDLAIDTYRRAIELQPHFPDAYCNLANALKEKGNVSEAEECYNTALRLCPTHADSLNNLANIKREQGYIEEAVQLYRKALEVFPEFAAAHSNLASVLQQQGKLQEALMHYKEAIRISPTFADAYSNMGNTLKEMQDVQGALQCYTRAIQINPAFADAHSNLASIHKDSGNIPEAIASYRTALKLKPDFPDAYCNLAHCLQIVCDWTDYDERMKKLVSIVADQLEKNRLPSVHPHHSMLYPLSHGFRKAIAERHGNLCLDKINALHKPAYEHPKDLKASSGRLRIGYVSSDFGNHPTSHLMQSIPGMHNPEKFEVFCYALSPDDSTNFRVKVVAEAHHFTDLSQIPCNGKAADRIHQDGIHILVNMNGYTKGARNELFALRPAPIQAMWLGYPGTSGAPFMDYIITDKETSPMELAEQYSEKLAYMPNTFFIGDHANMFPHLKKKAVIDFKSNGHIFDNRIVLNGIDLKAFLDSLPDVKVIKMKCDNNQESAGETNGGLSMPVIPMNTAAEAIINMINQGQIQVTINGFTVSNGLATTQISNKAATGEEVPRTIVVTTRSQYGLPEDSIVYCNFNQLYKIDPPTLQMWVNILKRVPNSVLWLLRFPAVGEPNIQQYAQNMGLPGSRIIFSPVAPKEEHVRRGQLADVCLDTPLCNGHTTGMDVLWAGTPMVTMPGETLASRVAASQLNCLGCPDLIAQSRQDYEDIAVKLGSDMEYLKMVRARVWKQRICSPLFNTKQYTIDLERLYLQMWEHHSNGNKPEHLVKFQAVEASENS from the exons ATGGCGAGCTCAGTGGGAAACGTGGCCGACAGCACAG AACCAACAAAACGTATGCTTTCCTTCCAAGGGTTGGCCGAGCTGGCGCACCGGGAGTATCAGTCCGGGGATTTTGAGGCAGCTGAGCGCCACTGCATGCAGCTGTGGAGGCAGGAGCCCGATAACACAGGCGTGCTATTGCTCCTGTCCTCCATCCACTTCCAGTGTCGAAGACTCGACAG GTCTGCTCACTTCAGTACCTTGGCCATCAAGCAGAACCCAATGCTGGCCGAGGCCTACTCCAACCTGGGGAATGTGTACAAGGAGCGTGGGCAACTGCAGGAGGCCATAGAGCATTATCGCCATGCGCTGAGACTGAAGCCAGATTTTATTGACGGGTACATCAACCTGGCTGCAGCTCTGGTGGCCGCAGGAGATATGGAGGGAGCAGTGCAGGCTTATGTGTCAGCATTACAGTACAACCCT GATCTGTATTGTGTGCGCAGTGACTTGGGCAATTTACTTAAAGCCCTCGGGCGTTTGGAAGAGGCCAAG GCTTGTTACCTGAAAGCCATTGAGACTCAGCCCAACTTTGCCGTGGCTTGGAGCAACTTGGGCTGTGTGTTCAATGCCCAGGGAGAGATATGGCTCGCCATACACCATTTTGAAAAG gCAGTGACTCTGGATCCAAATTTCCTTGATGCATACATCAATCTAGGCAATGTTTTGAAGGAGGCCCGCATCTTTGACAG agctgtggctgGATACCTGAGAGCCCTGAGTCTGAGTCCCAACCATGCAGTTGTCCATGGAAATCTGGCCTGCGTGTACTATGAGCAGGGCCTCATTGACCTGGCTATTGACACCTACCGCCGGGCTATTGAATTGCAGCCCCACTTTCCTGATGCCTACTGCAATTTGGCAAATGCTCTAAAGGAGAAAGgaaat GTGTCTGAAGCAGAAGAGTGCTACAACACAGCTTTGCGTTTGTGTCCAACTCATGCTGACTCCCTTAACAACTTGGCCAATATCAAGCGCGAGCAGGGGTACATTGAGGAGGCAGTTCAACTTTACAGAAAAGCCTTAGAG GTGTTCCCAGAGTTTGCAGCAGCGCACTCTAACCTGGCCAGTGTGTtgcagcagcagggaaaactgCAGGAAGCTCTCATGCACTACAAGGAGGCTATCAG AATCAGCCCAACATTTGCAGATGCCTATTCAAACATGGGCAATACACTGAAAGAAATGCAGGATGTTCAGGGAGCTCTGCAGTGTTACACCCGTGCCATCCAGATCAACCCTGCCTTTGCTGATGCTCACAGTAATTTGGCCTCTATCCACAAG gattCTGGAAACATCCCAGAGGCTATTGCATCTTATCGCACAGCCCTGAAACTCAAGCCTGACTTCCCCGATGCTTACTGCAACTTGGCGCACTGCCTACAG ATTGTGTGCGACTGGACAGACTATGATGAGCGGATGAAAAAGCTTGTGAGCATTGTGGCGGACCAGCTGGAGAAGAACCGCTTGCCCTCCGTGCACCCGCACCACAGCATGCTGTATCCACTCTCTCACGGCTTCCGCAAGGCCATTGCTGAACGCCATGGAAACCTTTGCCTGGACAAG ATAAATGCACTGCATAAACCTGCTTATGAGCATCCTAAGGATCTGAAAGCAAGCAGTGGACGTCTGCGCATTGGCTACGTCAGCTCCGACTTTGGCAATCACCCGACCTCCCATCTAATGCAGTCCATTCCTGGAATGCACAATCCTGAGAAATTTGAG gtgttctgctATGCTCTCAGTCCTGATGACAGTACCAACTTCCGTGTGAAAGTGGTCGCTGAAGCTCATCATTTCACAGACCTCTCACAG ATCCCTTGCAATGGCAAGGCAGCTGATCGTATTCACCAGGATGGAATCCACATTCTGGTCAACATGAATGGATACACCAAGGGAGCCAGAAATGAGCTCTTTGCCCTCCGCCCTGCCCCCATTCAG GCTATGTGGCTGGGTTACCCTGGAACCAGTGGGGCTCCCTTCATGGACTACATCATCACAGATAAGGAGACATCACCTATGGAATTGGCTGAACAGTATTCTGAGAAACTTGCCTACATGCCCAATACCTTCTTCATTGGAGACCACGCCAACATGTTCCCTCACCTCAAG AAAAAGGCCGTGATTGATTTCAAATCTAATGGACACATCTTTGACAACCGCATCGTTCTTAATGGTATTGATCTGAAGgccttcttggacagtctgCCAGATGTCAAAGTGATTAAG ATGAAGTGTGACAACAACCAGGAATCTGCTGGGGAAACCAATGGAGGGCTGTCCATGCCTGTAATTCCCATGAACACAGCAGCCGAAGCCATCATCAACATGATCAACCAAGGCCAAATCCAGGTCACAATCAATGGCTTCACTGTCAGCAATGGTCTGGCCACTACACAG ATCAGTAACAAAGCTGCGACTGGGGAGGAGGTGCCACGCACAATCGTTGTGACAACCCGTTCCCAGTATGGTCTCCCAGAGGACTCCATTGTCTACTGCAACTTCAACCAGCTGTACAAGATTGACCCTCCTACGCTTCAGATGTGGGTCAAT ATCCTGAAGCGCGTTCCCAACAGTGTATTGTGGCTTCTTCGCTTCCCTGCAGTTGGCGAGCCCAACATCCAGCAGTATGCTCAGAACATGGGTCTGCCAGGCTCTCGGATCATTTTCTCTCCTGTGGCCCCCAAGGAGGAGCATGTGAGAAGGGGCCAGCTTGCTGATGTGTGCCTAGACACTCCTCTGTGCAATGGTCATACCACAGGCATGGATGTTCTCTGGGCTGGAACACCCATGGTCACCATGCCAG GTGAGACTCTTGCATCCCGTGTGGCTGCTTCACAACTCAACTGTCTGGGCTGCCCTGATCTAATAGCTCAAAGTCGCCAGGACTATGAGGACATAGCAGTCAAACTGGGCTCTGACATGGAATA CCTTAAGATGGTCAGAGCGCGTGTTTGGAAGCAACGAATCTGCAGCCCTCTTTTCAACACCAAGCAGTACACAATAGACCTGGAGAGGCTCTATCTCCAGATGTGGGAGCACCACAGCAATGGCAACAAGCCAGAACACCTGGTCAAATTCCAGGCAGTAGAGGCTAGTGAAAATTCTTGA
- the ogt.1 gene encoding UDP-N-acetylglucosamine--peptide N-acetylglucosaminyltransferase 110 kDa subunit isoform X9 has product MASSVGNVADSTGLAELAHREYQSGDFEAAERHCMQLWRQEPDNTGVLLLLSSIHFQCRRLDRSAHFSTLAIKQNPMLAEAYSNLGNVYKERGQLQEAIEHYRHALRLKPDFIDGYINLAAALVAAGDMEGAVQAYVSALQYNPDLYCVRSDLGNLLKALGRLEEAKACYLKAIETQPNFAVAWSNLGCVFNAQGEIWLAIHHFEKAVTLDPNFLDAYINLGNVLKEARIFDRAVAGYLRALSLSPNHAVVHGNLACVYYEQGLIDLAIDTYRRAIELQPHFPDAYCNLANALKEKGNVSEAEECYNTALRLCPTHADSLNNLANIKREQGYIEEAVQLYRKALEVFPEFAAAHSNLASVLQQQGKLQEALMHYKEAIRISPTFADAYSNMGNTLKEMQDVQGALQCYTRAIQINPAFADAHSNLASIHKDSGNIPEAIASYRTALKLKPDFPDAYCNLAHCLQIVCDWTDYDERMKKLVSIVADQLEKNRLPSVHPHHSMLYPLSHGFRKAIAERHGNLCLDKINALHKPAYEHPKDLKASSGRLRIGYVSSDFGNHPTSHLMQSIPGMHNPEKFEVFCYALSPDDSTNFRVKVVAEAHHFTDLSQIPCNGKAADRIHQDGIHILVNMNGYTKGARNELFALRPAPIQAMWLGYPGTSGAPFMDYIITDKETSPMELAEQYSEKLAYMPNTFFIGDHANMFPHLKKKAVIDFKSNGHIFDNRIVLNGIDLKAFLDSLPDVKVIKMKCDNNQESAGETNGGLSMPVIPMNTAAEAIINMINQGQIQVTINGFTVSNGLATTQISNKAATGEEVPRTIVVTTRSQYGLPEDSIVYCNFNQLYKIDPPTLQMWVNILKRVPNSVLWLLRFPAVGEPNIQQYAQNMGLPGSRIIFSPVAPKEEHVRRGQLADVCLDTPLCNGHTTGMDVLWAGTPMVTMPGEHTIQGETLASRVAASQLNCLGCPDLIAQSRQDYEDIAVKLGSDMEYLKMVRARVWKQRICSPLFNTKQYTIDLERLYLQMWEHHSNGNKPEHLVKFQAVEASENS; this is encoded by the exons ATGGCGAGCTCAGTGGGAAACGTGGCCGACAGCACAG GGTTGGCCGAGCTGGCGCACCGGGAGTATCAGTCCGGGGATTTTGAGGCAGCTGAGCGCCACTGCATGCAGCTGTGGAGGCAGGAGCCCGATAACACAGGCGTGCTATTGCTCCTGTCCTCCATCCACTTCCAGTGTCGAAGACTCGACAG GTCTGCTCACTTCAGTACCTTGGCCATCAAGCAGAACCCAATGCTGGCCGAGGCCTACTCCAACCTGGGGAATGTGTACAAGGAGCGTGGGCAACTGCAGGAGGCCATAGAGCATTATCGCCATGCGCTGAGACTGAAGCCAGATTTTATTGACGGGTACATCAACCTGGCTGCAGCTCTGGTGGCCGCAGGAGATATGGAGGGAGCAGTGCAGGCTTATGTGTCAGCATTACAGTACAACCCT GATCTGTATTGTGTGCGCAGTGACTTGGGCAATTTACTTAAAGCCCTCGGGCGTTTGGAAGAGGCCAAG GCTTGTTACCTGAAAGCCATTGAGACTCAGCCCAACTTTGCCGTGGCTTGGAGCAACTTGGGCTGTGTGTTCAATGCCCAGGGAGAGATATGGCTCGCCATACACCATTTTGAAAAG gCAGTGACTCTGGATCCAAATTTCCTTGATGCATACATCAATCTAGGCAATGTTTTGAAGGAGGCCCGCATCTTTGACAG agctgtggctgGATACCTGAGAGCCCTGAGTCTGAGTCCCAACCATGCAGTTGTCCATGGAAATCTGGCCTGCGTGTACTATGAGCAGGGCCTCATTGACCTGGCTATTGACACCTACCGCCGGGCTATTGAATTGCAGCCCCACTTTCCTGATGCCTACTGCAATTTGGCAAATGCTCTAAAGGAGAAAGgaaat GTGTCTGAAGCAGAAGAGTGCTACAACACAGCTTTGCGTTTGTGTCCAACTCATGCTGACTCCCTTAACAACTTGGCCAATATCAAGCGCGAGCAGGGGTACATTGAGGAGGCAGTTCAACTTTACAGAAAAGCCTTAGAG GTGTTCCCAGAGTTTGCAGCAGCGCACTCTAACCTGGCCAGTGTGTtgcagcagcagggaaaactgCAGGAAGCTCTCATGCACTACAAGGAGGCTATCAG AATCAGCCCAACATTTGCAGATGCCTATTCAAACATGGGCAATACACTGAAAGAAATGCAGGATGTTCAGGGAGCTCTGCAGTGTTACACCCGTGCCATCCAGATCAACCCTGCCTTTGCTGATGCTCACAGTAATTTGGCCTCTATCCACAAG gattCTGGAAACATCCCAGAGGCTATTGCATCTTATCGCACAGCCCTGAAACTCAAGCCTGACTTCCCCGATGCTTACTGCAACTTGGCGCACTGCCTACAG ATTGTGTGCGACTGGACAGACTATGATGAGCGGATGAAAAAGCTTGTGAGCATTGTGGCGGACCAGCTGGAGAAGAACCGCTTGCCCTCCGTGCACCCGCACCACAGCATGCTGTATCCACTCTCTCACGGCTTCCGCAAGGCCATTGCTGAACGCCATGGAAACCTTTGCCTGGACAAG ATAAATGCACTGCATAAACCTGCTTATGAGCATCCTAAGGATCTGAAAGCAAGCAGTGGACGTCTGCGCATTGGCTACGTCAGCTCCGACTTTGGCAATCACCCGACCTCCCATCTAATGCAGTCCATTCCTGGAATGCACAATCCTGAGAAATTTGAG gtgttctgctATGCTCTCAGTCCTGATGACAGTACCAACTTCCGTGTGAAAGTGGTCGCTGAAGCTCATCATTTCACAGACCTCTCACAG ATCCCTTGCAATGGCAAGGCAGCTGATCGTATTCACCAGGATGGAATCCACATTCTGGTCAACATGAATGGATACACCAAGGGAGCCAGAAATGAGCTCTTTGCCCTCCGCCCTGCCCCCATTCAG GCTATGTGGCTGGGTTACCCTGGAACCAGTGGGGCTCCCTTCATGGACTACATCATCACAGATAAGGAGACATCACCTATGGAATTGGCTGAACAGTATTCTGAGAAACTTGCCTACATGCCCAATACCTTCTTCATTGGAGACCACGCCAACATGTTCCCTCACCTCAAG AAAAAGGCCGTGATTGATTTCAAATCTAATGGACACATCTTTGACAACCGCATCGTTCTTAATGGTATTGATCTGAAGgccttcttggacagtctgCCAGATGTCAAAGTGATTAAG ATGAAGTGTGACAACAACCAGGAATCTGCTGGGGAAACCAATGGAGGGCTGTCCATGCCTGTAATTCCCATGAACACAGCAGCCGAAGCCATCATCAACATGATCAACCAAGGCCAAATCCAGGTCACAATCAATGGCTTCACTGTCAGCAATGGTCTGGCCACTACACAG ATCAGTAACAAAGCTGCGACTGGGGAGGAGGTGCCACGCACAATCGTTGTGACAACCCGTTCCCAGTATGGTCTCCCAGAGGACTCCATTGTCTACTGCAACTTCAACCAGCTGTACAAGATTGACCCTCCTACGCTTCAGATGTGGGTCAAT ATCCTGAAGCGCGTTCCCAACAGTGTATTGTGGCTTCTTCGCTTCCCTGCAGTTGGCGAGCCCAACATCCAGCAGTATGCTCAGAACATGGGTCTGCCAGGCTCTCGGATCATTTTCTCTCCTGTGGCCCCCAAGGAGGAGCATGTGAGAAGGGGCCAGCTTGCTGATGTGTGCCTAGACACTCCTCTGTGCAATGGTCATACCACAGGCATGGATGTTCTCTGGGCTGGAACACCCATGGTCACCATGCCAGGTGAGCATACTATTCAGG GTGAGACTCTTGCATCCCGTGTGGCTGCTTCACAACTCAACTGTCTGGGCTGCCCTGATCTAATAGCTCAAAGTCGCCAGGACTATGAGGACATAGCAGTCAAACTGGGCTCTGACATGGAATA CCTTAAGATGGTCAGAGCGCGTGTTTGGAAGCAACGAATCTGCAGCCCTCTTTTCAACACCAAGCAGTACACAATAGACCTGGAGAGGCTCTATCTCCAGATGTGGGAGCACCACAGCAATGGCAACAAGCCAGAACACCTGGTCAAATTCCAGGCAGTAGAGGCTAGTGAAAATTCTTGA